The Clupea harengus chromosome 22, Ch_v2.0.2, whole genome shotgun sequence genomic sequence TATTTAGATGGTTCTGTGGCTACGAAACAACTGGTCTGGCATTTCTGTTCACACCATCACATTATCTATAGGATTTAGGATGGACTGCATAATCGTGGAGTTGTAAGAGTGTTTTTTACTCGTCTAAAGCTAAAAAGGTCTATCAGTGGTATGTAAATACACTTAGTTCTCTCGGATGAAAAGGCCTCATATTCACGTCAAATGCTATGTGAAGTAAGCTCGTTTCAATGAAGTCGCCATTATATACAAACAACTATTCATTTCTTTAACATTCAGGTTCTTTGTGAATGCTCTGCGATGAAGGGTAATGAAATCAGTGATTTTAAAGTTCCCATTGGTGCACACAACAGAAGGAAACATTTGAAGTGCTGGTAAACCAAATTATATTTGTTTCCCACTCAGTAATCTACCTCCTTGTGAATATTAAAAATAATGACAATGTGTTAAAAAAGTCTTAGTTTCTCTCACACTTTTGAACCCGCAATTGAACCATCTCTTGCCAAAAGCAAAACCTTTAGGCCTAAGGCTTGAACACATTTCTGTTTACCACAGTTAGAAGCTCATATTTCATGTAGGTGACACACCAGCTGTGATAGGGGACGAGGCATCCACAACTGAACAAAAACAAGCCTAAGGCCACCAAAGGCAACATATGAATAAAAACCATAGTTCTATCCACACAGAGTGACATTCAGTGCTTCAAATCTCTATCCACCAAATGAGGCATCTTTCCCTCCTGTTGTttttggcacagacacacatacacacacacacataggcatagacatgcacacaaacacttgtgtgcaacacacacagtacgCCTAAACTCACACTAGTGTTGCATAACGGTCATCAGATGAAGCCTGcctaatgattttttttcatttacattcAACTTGATCATGTCACTAAAGTCAAACACTGTCCAAATGATTGGAATAGGTGAAATACTGTGAATGGAACAACTTGTTAGGCTGTATCGCAAATCCAATTTATACAGTGAGGTGTTGGTTGAATGAGTCTGTCTCTTCACATCAGAGGAGAGAACAGTAGTCCTGATTAGACAAACTTTTTGGGCGTTCCCTGTTTCTTGGTCTGCCACAGGTGACCGAAGATGGTGATGGCGTCCACGTTGGCTGACATGGTCTTGGCGGGGATGTGGCTGAACTGCTTCTTGTCTGAGTTGTACTTGAACAGACCCTCGATCATCTTTAGTGTGATGGTCTTGGGTCCGAAGCCGACCAGACGTGTGATCTCCTCAGTCTCTGGACAGTAGGTGTAGAGAGATCGGAACTGGCACCCAGAGTCGCGGAAGAGAATCAGGAAGCTGTTGGACTCGGATTTCTCAATTTCCTGCGAAATATGATGCGAACAGGGAAACAGTGAGTGCAAAGGTTGTAGAGAAAGTTGGCCACCTTTATATTACGTGTCATTCTTACAGTGCACTTAcgtaagaaaacatttaatTCTGTACTACTAACCTTAATCCAAAGAACATCCATCTAACAACAACATACAAATATAACAAGTACATTGCACTAATCAATAAATTAAGCATTAACTATACACTACCTGAGTAGTACCTAAACTGGGGCTGAGAAAACTCTTTAACTTGTTTCGACAAACGTCTTACCTCCAATATCTTGTTCTTCTGACCTTCATTGACCTTGCCAGCCAGACAACAATGGGCTAGTGCATTCTGAATGATGTATTTGTTGGATTTAGCACTTGGCTCCTTGTATAACTTTGGTCCTGGAATAGAATGAGATGGAATCATATACATTTAGTACATTCAGCCTGAACACAGTTTATAAACCCAAATATACAATATAGAATACTAgggaaaacatattttttttagcaTTATCTTTTAGTCTAACGTGATAGTAAAGATCCAGAGTCTAGTCTGGTTCTTGGAAGCACTTCAGCTTCATTTGCAGAAGTTATAAACTGGATGATAAGCATACACAGATACTCCTAATGAAGTATGCCTTCTTTGGTATGAGTCCTGGATGATGAACAGCGGGGCTGAGGGTACCTGTGTACTCAGTGTTGGATGCCACAGATGATGTGGTGGACTCATTCTCCCAGTTTTCTCCGTTTCGACTCACAGACTGACATGGAGACAGGTATCCTTCTGCAGAGTCTGGCCTGGAGGTGgtcgcacgcacacatgcacacacacacacacacacacacacacacacacacacacacacaaacagctttaGATATTTTGTAGAACCATTTCCATTCGGTGTGGAGTAGTAGAAGTGGtggaagcagaagcagaagcagaagtgGAAGCGGTGGAAGAGCGAATCGTTTTGAAGCAGGGTTATGaaagcacactctcacacatagagCCTGACCAGCACTGAGACTAATGACAACTCATGTGCAGTTAGAAGCATTCGCACTGGAAGCAGAAGCCTGAATGCTGTGCTGGAATCAAATAGCTCAATGGTAGCAGTTAAATGAAGTCAAAGCAGCAATTCTGAATGGTTCATATTGTGTTAGATAAAGGTTGCTGTGTTTTATGGTGATTTTGGTGGTGAAACTGAAGACAGAGCTTGGGTAGCTGTACTACATAACCATTAAGCATGTTAGCTATTTTGTAGTTATGAACATTccatcacaaaaaaaagagtgaaaactAAAACTTATATCCATAAGTTGTATCTGTATTCATAGAGtgacaaaaaaaattgtatggCTGTAAATCATTCTTTTCCTAAGACTTACAAGTAATCACGATGCTATCCGGACTGGTCTGACTCAACTAACAGGAATACTTGTGACTGAGTATCTTTGCTTTGTGTATctgagacaaaacaaaaaaagaatattttGCTTGTTTTCGAATGAAAGGCGGGAATAATGAGGTGACCTCTTGACCTTACTGAAGAgactaaccttccctttctcacTTTTGAAGAATTCAAAAAGAAGCTTAAATTGCCAGCAGACAATTTACTGCTTCTGCAGGTTCAGAGTCAGGAGGAGGCGGATTACAAAAGACAGAAAGGTTGATATTAAGTGCAGATTTAGAGATTCAGGTTACGCCATTAAACTGCCAAGAAACGCATACATTGTACAGATAGCTTAACAAAAGAGAGTGTAGGGGGTTTTTATGTGGTGAGATTGGAAGCAGCCTTACCGAGGAGTTCTCTTGTCAGATTGGACACTCTCATTGTCTGCAAGGTTCAGAGACGCAAGTGAGAGGCTGGATACTGAATACCCACGCGGTCGCGAcccttaatacacacacacagaggtgagaAAAATAGTCACACAGACGCCCAAGGGGCAACCAAAGTTTCAAAAACACTTTGTAGTGACAAAGTCTAGAAAGTTATAATACAATCCAGTAGGACTGATGAGTAAGATCAAAGGTTGCTGTCTAATGTCTCATGTCTAATGTCTAAAAGACTCATGGCTTTTTCCTTTAAACGCTATTGCTGAGTCATGCTCTGCTAGACTTTATCTCAGCTCAGTCATCTCTGGGATACAGACTGGAGACCCAGTTTTTCTGTTGTACAAATCAGTGAGCTACAGAGGCTCATTTAGGCGATAAAACACCTCAAATTTAATTCTGAACCAATTCGGTATCACTTGCCAATGCCCCAACCCCACTAGCCCACCCCCCAAAAACCAAAAAGAATTCTTCACATGCTTCATCAGCAGGGCTGGTCAGTGGGTAGATCTTTCTCCACACTGACATACCTGTGGCCTTGATTGGTGGCTTTGGGGACTCCATGATGTCTCTGTGCATAGACTTGGGGCGGGGCTTCTTCTTGAAGCTGGCGGGGCGGGGCTTGATGACGCCTTCCATGTCCTCAAACAGTTTCAGCTGCTTTCTCCTCAGAAACTCGTTTTTGATGTAGTCCCTACgtgctttctcttcctctcgcttcTGACGTTCCTCCTCAGCCTTCAACCTGAGGGGACCATGTGAAGAGCAGAACAAGAGTCAGGTTGCAGTCTGCGTGTGCATTacggaaagaaagacagaaagaaagaaagagagagagaaagaaagaaagaaagagagaaagtagagagtgaaagagagagagggatgcaagACGGGATGGAGCAATTTTAAGTCCTAATGAAGTGCTATAATGAATGTGAAGTGTCTGAATGTGAGGTGTCTGAacagtgtactgtgtgtgtgtgtaatatttcagGTGTAATATGTCACTACTCTAATTATAACAAACCAACATTAGCTCCAGCTGTTGGGGCTGACACAGTGAGTGAGTCATGAgacttgaattttttttttttgaaatgtTCAGGTAAGAGGAACTTCGACTCAAACTCAACTCTCCCaaggctgtaaaaaaaaatgctcctgCTGCACTTCATATCTGATAGCACTGGTCTTGGCAGGGACATTACCACTGATGTCGACCAAAGGTTACTGTCAACAAAAGCTATATCTTACTGTTTCAAATCTTATTAACAGAATTCAATATTCTCCTCCGTCTGCGGTCTGTCAGTCTTACCGTGCCGCTTCTTTCTTCTGCTCCAGCTCGGCCTCCAGCTCCTGTCTCTTCTGctgcatctccctctccctcctctccctcttctccaatAGTGCCGCCCGCTTCTGCGCCatttcctcctccccctgcagGTCATCCTGGGGATAGCAGGCAGagcagccacacagccacagccagtcagtcagagaCGCTGCCTCAAGGCACGTCACGTCATGCAACACCCTGTCACATCATCTCATTTTAAATGCTTGATTTCTGCCTTCCATAATTCTAGATAAGAGAAAACCTGCTGAGGGCAGCGTGGATGGTCTTTTCTTGTTTCTAATGGATGTACCTTGTAATCATGCTTCTGAAGGCTATACATCCTATGTTTGGTTGTGCTACAGAGAGCCAGATAAAACTGAATTCTCCTAGGAGTGATCAGTGGCATCTTCTGTGATTGTGATATGATGACTGTTCTGATCTCTTAAGTTCAAGGCTGTGTGCTGCCGCAGCAAATGCTATGTGCTGTTCCGCCCCAGTAACTCATGAGGCTCTGGCCCACTTCAAGGCAGGAGCCCAGTAGCAGAGCGGCCTCCCCAGCCGGCATCACAGAGGGttcactgacactgactgacACTGACTGACTCTAACACGGACTGTTTCTGGCCTACGTTTGTATAGCCCGTCTTCATTCGCAAATAAATTCAATTTGCCGTTTCACTGCACAAATTCAGATGTCCATCTCCCCACAACGAGGACACATTGCTCAGATCCCCATGATAAACAATGAGGattatgtaatgtaattatgtaATGACAGTCATAGCAGGCCAATCTGGCTGCTGTTTTGAATCTTTTATTGGGCTGGCTCTTTTGTTTGAGGAAGTGAAGGGGGATGACCGCTGAAGGACTTACCCTGTAGAAGAACCCACAGCACATCTTTTGGTCTTGGTTCTCCAGTCCCTGTTCTCCGTCTGGGCCCGAGTCCAGGCCCGACTCCTGTCCCTCCACGGGCTTCAGCACAGACAGTGGTACCTCTATCAGGTCCTTTTTGGGCTGGGTCTGCTGCTCCGTGACGCTGGTTGTGCTGGTCGCCGTCACAGACGCCGGCTGAGACAGCACCTTGGAAGCAGCTCCAGGTCTGCCGTTTGCTGCTTTCTTTCCGGtattttctcctccctttctctcctcttttttctctgctgTTTTTCCCTCAGCCTGAGCAGCCTGGCTCTTCTCCAGCTCTGCGCCTGCCCCCTGATCCTTGTCTTTGGCTTGGTCTGGAGCCTGTCCCATGTCCTTGACCTCCTGCTCGCCGCTTGCCGCCGCTGTGGGCCTGGAGTCGTGGCCCAGGTAGGCGAAGGAGGTGGTCTGCGCCTGGCTGGGGGAGAAGCGGCGCAGGTGGGGCAGGCTGTCCACCGACTGGGGTGTGTTGAGCATGCGGCGGAAGGGCGTGATCTTCAGCTCGCTGGGGCGGGGCGTGCGCGGCGTGCTGGCGTGGAAGGAGGCCGACTTCCTCTTGATGATGCTGGGAGAGCGGTGAGTGGTGCGGGGGGATCCGGTGCCGCCAGTGaccgaggaggagaggatgggcgAGAGGGAGCCCACGGAGCCTCCGCGGCCGGCGACGCTGCTGCTGCGCAGCTCCCGCAGCTGCTTCTGTGGCGACGGCTGCGACGGCGGGGATATGACCCAGGCCTGCTTGTCTCGCATCTGCATGATGGACTCCTGCTGGCTAGCCAGCCGCTGCATCTCAGACTGCAGGAAGCCGAGCGACGTGTTGAGGCGGTCGATGGTGCGCGTGTACTCCGTCATGTCCACCTCAGCGCCGCTGTCCTCCACGGGGGACTTGGGCGCTGCGCCGTCTGGCTTGCACCTCTCCAGTCCGGCGCCACCGACACTGCTGGGGGCTGGCCTCTGAGCCGAAGGGGTGTCCGCGATTGGTGAAGGCGAGGGGGGCTTGCTGAAGCTCAGGGAACTTGCTGTTTCGGCCAcgggggaaggggaggtggaGCCGCCCTTCCTGCGGACCACGTTGAGGAAGGCGGTGCGGCCCATCCTCTGGCGGTGTCGTGTGAACGCCGCCTCCACCTTCTTCTTCTGCGCCTCAATGGCTCGGCGCTTCTCCTCCAGCTTCATCTTCAGATGCACCATCTCCGAGGCCAGGATGTGGCCAGGGTCGCGGGGCGAGGTCAGGAGTCCGGGGCTCTGAGCGTCCCGTGCGACCAGTCTCCCCGCTGCTGGCGCCGGAgtcgccactgctgctgctgttgttgcgtTTGGCAGGTTGAGCTCGGAGCTCTCGGGCGTGTTGCTCCCGCTGCCGCTGTTCCGGCCCTCGGCCTGGTTCCGCTTGCGGAACTTCTGCTCCGCGAAGCTGGTCATGCGGATGCCGGAGCCTGTGGACGAGGCCGGGCTGCCGCAGCCCAGCGAGCGTGCACCCATCAGGGTGGCGCAGGGGCTGGACGACTCCAGCAGCGGGCACGACCGCACCTCGTAGTCCTGGTCCATGTCTGAGTAGTCCTTCAGTGATGAGTCCTCGTCCTGGCCATCCTGAATGTCCTCAGTCTTAACGTGGATGCCCGTGTCCACCTCCGTGGATGTAGAGTTCAGGTCACCGTCATCCACCCGTGCTTTGGAGTCGATGTCGTCTGGCTGGTCATCATCGTTGTCGTGGTTGGAACTGGCGGTAGCATCGCCAGTCTCCCCGGCGTGCAGGTAGAAGCTGCTGCCCCCACTGCCTGAGGGGAGGCTGCCGTGGGTCCTCTCTGAGTCGTGGATGATCTTCAGGGCCTCCTCTATGCTGGGGGTGCTAGGCTGGGGGGTATGGTCCTCTGACAGCAGTCCATTACAATGCCTGGGTGAAAGGGTACAAATCATCATCAGTGTTCTAAAACAGACAGGTGTCTTAAAGGGCTATCAAACCTTTACCTGTTTACATTTCtacaaacaccacacatcaTTTGAGATGACTGACTGAAACTGCAAAGTGCAAAAGACAACAGCTGGCTCTCAAGAAAAGACCTTTTCCTTAGCCAGTATTTTGTTTCATACTCTGTTTTGATTCAGTTCTCTCCTGAGTGCTGTGTTGAAAAAGGGCATCAGGGTAAACCACACGTGTCATTGCTGCTATTATGAAAAAGTTAAATGTGATGGAGGGAGCAAATTAAATTGCACTATATAGAATGCAAACGATAAGGAGAATTAATTATTTCAATGGCCAATTTATAAGGCAGGCTAATGAACAATCTGTCACGAGTTGACTGCGGCCTGACACAATTTGCATCTTCAGTACTGGGTAATGAGGTTATGTGCAATGACTaaatcacacagcacacactgcagacactcccacccccacccccattaaATGTGCCTTGTCCAGGGAacaaattacattacattaacttCTGACCAcaactaaacaaaacacaacacgtGACATACACACGCCTGTCAAATAACCATAACTATACTCCCCATGGCTTCGGCCTTCCTACAGCTTTCctatgtgtttgcatatgcaaCTTAAGCACTTCTATGCTAATACAGCTTTCACATCCCATGTAAAGTCTGCTTACAGCTAAGCGCCATACCCTGATGCTCCCACAGATAAAACAACTggcacacatcacagacactcCCACCTCAGAGCACAAATGAACAGGACACAACGGCTGTCTTACTTAGCATCGGTCCTGATGCGAGGCCTTCCCGCTCGTCTGTTGGTCCCCGCAGCCTcgttgctctcctcctcctggatGTAGCCGCCCTGGCCGTTGACGGGCTGGAAGGAGAGGTTCCGCCGTATGTCCCGCTTGGTGTGGTGCGCCCTGAAGCCCAGGCCCTCTGTGCTGGCGGAGCGGGTCATGCCTGGCTGAACCGGCACCACCTCGTCGTCAAAGGGGATCTCAAAGGAGATGCCGTGAGCAGAGGACCTGGGTCAGGGATGAGGAAGTCCGTTCATGATATTTGCTAAATTACTTAAAGCTCCATTTAACTAGAAGGTTCTCTCGGAGAGAGCAGACCTCTGCCAAGACCAATGCATCCTATCCTGAAAACAGATCCTGGATCCACCCCTTGATGTGAATCCGcaccaaaatgtaatgggttatTCCTTGGCTCATGTTTTCACCCcttcaccaagtttcatgaaaattgatctgtttgtttttgcataACACTGCTGACAGACAAATAGATGAAACAAACAGACTGACAGTCAAACATTACCTTCTTGTAACAATAACAAGATACTATTACAATGAACTCCTACAATTTACTCTATTAtaatttaattatattataatgtaattataatttcAAATTTTATAGTGAAGTAAAGTGAAAGCCCCTGGGGAACAATGGTCACACTCACCATATTTGACATTCATTAAATGTTGTAGATGCACTCAATAATGCATTAACTATAGCAACTGATATTAGAGAGTAATGCTAATTAGCTGTAGTGTTGACACtcttttaggttttttttgcatgtttagGCCGACCAATGCCATGAAGAATGTTAATTAAAAGatcctgtacacacacttctttcCTCTATTTTACAAAATAGCTTTTTCATGTTAAATGCATGTAAACATATGTAAACACATTATGTAATATTAATGAATGAAAGGTTAATGTAAAGCGTAATCACCGTTTCTCTTTGGGCCATGTTCCCACACAGCCATCCACATAAGACATAGAGGAAGATCGCTTTATTAGAGCTGCAAGGAAAAACCCTATTAAAACTCTTCTGCCCAAAATGACActgtgcaaaataatctgcatGTATATTACTTTAACAGTAAGATCATTTTAAAACCTGCAAGACAGCtgcaaaagatttttttttagaaatacaGTAGTTGTTCACTTACCTGAGGGTTTTGCATTTGGTTGTGAGCTGTtagaatttaaaacaaaaaaagaacatgttTACCAAGATGTTTAAAAGCAACCAGGTAAACAAACAATACTTCAGCATTTTGAGCTAGTTTAACTGAACTTATCAGCAAAATGATCAAAGTGTGCACACTATGTTATCAGCTAAACGGTAAACAGCAGAGTAAACATACACACCTTGAAGGCTCAGGACTACATGATCTCTCCATGAAGCtaggtttgtttttggaaaTGGGAGCCATTTTTGTTGACGACTGTGTCGGCTCTGAAACTATCGAAACCAAGACCAACAGTTACGCTATTAGAAAActtgcaagacacacacacacacacacacagacaaatggtaAGTAGTCTGTAGTTGGACCTGCTCACCTTTGGCATCGAGGGAACGGGGCTGTACAAAGGAAGGCTTCACCACTTCAAACCACCAGAACAGTTCGGCCATAAACACAAGGTAGTTactctgcaggacacacacacacacacatacacacacacacagccagcagagACCAATGAGAGAGGATAATGGATACAAATCAAATATGTGTCCTCAGAACAAataggacagtgtgtgtgttttcccccaAACAAGAGTTACTGTGCTCCGATTGCAGTTGCCAAGATTGTCCAGAGGATGTCTCCTCAAGCCACAATTCATCTAATTAAAACAACAGTAAACAACAGACCTTTGTCACACACATTGCAACTCATTACTTACACTGCATCAAGCTGAATTTGCCTGTTTGCCTTTCAGATCTCTGCCGTTGCATAACCTCTGTTTTCAAGAGAGGCCAAATCAAGTCTGACCCGTCCTCACCGCATGACAGTCCAAATATGATGTCAGCAAGAGACTTTTATAGCTTTGCTATCTTAAATCAGACCATTTTCTTATCCCTTTGTCCTTCTTTGTGAAATTCCGATGCTCTTAAAACCATGTGACTGTACCACTGAGAGCACTGCACTATACAAACCCTTTACTGTGCAAACATATTCTCTCAGTAACAAACAGTAGAATAAGACCCCTTCATTAAAGCGTTTGGCTTGTGTTTATGAATTGaaattagtctgtgtgtgtctgtgtgtgtacatctgatgAGTGCTGTTGCCTTTCACAGCCAATACGAGGCAGGCACAACTGGTTTATATTCACGAGGCATAGAGGGCCTCCAGTATGCGGTGTGGGACGAATGCCTGAATACCACAGCTCTGccaactctgtctgtctctctctctctcactctctcgctctttctgtttttcttgctttttctctcactgtATCTTTTTTTGCCCTCCTTTttttatatctctctcactttcactttctgcctttttctcttctttttttttgccaactctgtcattctctccccctatttctctctctctctcgttccctctctctatctctctctctctcgttccctctctcctccaaaaGGCTTGATGCCAAGTGTCATGTGCCTGAAGCCCGCTTTCACACTTCTGCTCTGTAACAAACTCTTGTTCTATCTCAGGGCCACCAGGCTGCTGCACTTATGAAACTCAGAACTAtgcaagagaaggaaagaaaatgtgCAATGCTGAAATGTAAACTTTAAAGACGCCCCCAGGCAAAACCGTAACTGTATGTTCCGTTTCTCTAGTAAGTTTTAGGATTATGACCATTTAATTGCCAGTACTCCGGCTACTACCCTGTCACTGGAATGTATTACTTTATTCCTGTCATTGAAATATATATCATTATTCCTGTCAATGGAATATATATCATTATTCCTGTCACTGAAATATATATCATTATTCCTGTCACTGAAATATAAATCATTATTCCTGTCAATGGGATATATATCATTATATACATAGAGGTGAGATCAGCATCActtagaaaatgaaaacatttaatgAAAACTTTGTAGTATTTGTCTTGCCCTGAATCCAGTTCCATTTGAACTGAGCCTGAACTTCAAAAATACACAACTTTCCAACATGGCTGTTGCCGggagacaaaaacagaaacagacgcAGGACATATATATAGAAACCGATGAAAaaataaaggggaaaaaatcagCCATCCGAATCTATCCTCGGGCAGGGAGAAAGTTCAGCCCAGAGGGAGCGAGTGTTCTCCTCATGCTTTGTTAGGGTGACTCAGCCTCTCATTGGAGTTGGCAGTACAGTAggccatacagacacacacacacacacacaaacacaccctgtgCTCAACACCATTCCCTCTTTCAGTTTCCTCACCTCACACAACCTCATTCAAACCTTGCGTGACTCACTCCCTCCAAACGGTAATTTCCTAAATACTCATAAGACTTCTTCAGTCGCtactttttaaatgtgtctgtgtctgtaaacaCCATGCTCCTCTATGCTCTGTTTAGagcaaactacacacacacacacacacacacacacacagctctacacaCTACCATTCATAGTAGTTCAGTTTGTCCATTCCATTACTTGTCTCTcatctgtggttttgtgtgtaaTTTCCATGCAATTCAATATTTTCATAAACTAATCCAGGAACAGTTCTGCTCCTGCTTTGCTGCCAAAACCAGAATCTTAAATCAAAGTCAGACACGTCTGTAAATCTGTCTTGAGCACACTGAGTTTCAGCAGTGTGCCTAATTTGTGAAGTTAGTTCTTCAAAATGTTTATCTAAATCAACTAACTAGGGCAGGTGCTTATCAACACTAAGATAATGTGTCCAGTACCCAAAGAGTCTCTTTATTACCATGTGTTTACACTTCCTGAACGTAAACAGCTTTGCATAAAATCATCTGCTGAATGGCATAATGATAAAATGTTTGACTTTCCTGACAGTAACGGGTTTTACATAAAAGCGTTTCCCAGGCCTACCTTGATGGAGGAAGAGGCGTAGAGCATGTCCTCCAGGCTGAAGTGGCAGCAGCAGTTGAGGTTCTCGCTGCAGAACTCCTGCACCAGCTGAAGATTGTACAGGCTGTCTGCCAGAGACATGGTCTCCTTCAGGCAGAtatctgagggagggaggaagagtaggggaggggaggagcggagaggggtggggtagaggcacgcacacacacacacacacacacacacacacacacacacacacacacacacacacacaacagttagTGACGTCACACAGaataactctctcacacactcacaagacacGCTAAGGGTGTGGAAACTCCAGGCCCCCTGTTTATCTTTGAAAGCTGAAATATGGAGGCTGGCCTACTGAgacgctctcctcctcctctgattgGGCTCGCCTGGAATCTAACCAATGTTTGTTTGGAGGTTACGTCATAACCTGGTGTCAGCAACAGCACATGGTCCTTAAAGCTATCTGCGTCCACACAGGTCTCACGAGCTCGAGCAAGGAAGCGGACATCTGGTTTATCTCTCAGTTAATTTCCCAAAGACTTCGACTCTGTTGTCCACTTCCTGCCCACTGTGTGACCAAGGCTTTGTTCTCTTATCAAACAGTCCACTCTGGGAAGGCCAAAGATCAGAGGAGGTT encodes the following:
- the camsap2b gene encoding calmodulin-regulated spectrin-associated protein 2 isoform X3 — encoded protein: MGDAVDNKETKRTFIVPAIKSFDHYDFTRAKISCSLAWLVAKAFGSDSIPEDLQEPFYRDQYDQEHLKPPVASLLLSAELYCRAGSLILRSDAAKPLLGHNAVIQALATRGLYVTDQEKLVTERDLCNTPIQMSCHLAMIDTLMMAYTVEMVSVERVLSCVQRYCPLFPDEDIPYDAEDAVTIWLNKVNEHLRDILEQDQRTREAPPGENTGAQKSSAKWYWKLVPSRYRREDIKPRPAHCLPLVDNLLKDNTDGCALAALLHFYCPTSVRLEDICLKETMSLADSLYNLQLVQEFCSENLNCCCHFSLEDMLYASSSIKSNYLVFMAELFWWFEVVKPSFVQPRSLDAKVSEPTQSSTKMAPISKNKPSFMERSCSPEPSSSQPNAKPSALIKRSSSMSYVDGCVGTWPKEKRSSAHGISFEIPFDDEVVPVQPGMTRSASTEGLGFRAHHTKRDIRRNLSFQPVNGQGGYIQEEESNEAAGTNRRAGRPRIRTDAKHCNGLLSEDHTPQPSTPSIEEALKIIHDSERTHGSLPSGSGGSSFYLHAGETGDATASSNHDNDDDQPDDIDSKARVDDGDLNSTSTEVDTGIHVKTEDIQDGQDEDSSLKDYSDMDQDYEVRSCPLLESSSPCATLMGARSLGCGSPASSTGSGIRMTSFAEQKFRKRNQAEGRNSGSGSNTPESSELNLPNATTAAAVATPAPAAGRLVARDAQSPGLLTSPRDPGHILASEMVHLKMKLEEKRRAIEAQKKKVEAAFTRHRQRMGRTAFLNVVRRKGGSTSPSPVAETASSLSFSKPPSPSPIADTPSAQRPAPSSVGGAGLERCKPDGAAPKSPVEDSGAEVDMTEYTRTIDRLNTSLGFLQSEMQRLASQQESIMQMRDKQAWVISPPSQPSPQKQLRELRSSSVAGRGGSVGSLSPILSSSVTGGTGSPRTTHRSPSIIKRKSASFHASTPRTPRPSELKITPFRRMLNTPQSVDSLPHLRRFSPSQAQTTSFAYLGHDSRPTAAASGEQEVKDMGQAPDQAKDKDQGAGAELEKSQAAQAEGKTAEKKEERKGGENTGKKAANGRPGAASKVLSQPASVTATSTTSVTEQQTQPKKDLIEVPLSVLKPVEGQESGLDSGPDGEQGLENQDQKMCCGFFYRDDLQGEEEMAQKRAALLEKRERREREMQQKRQELEAELEQKKEAARLKAEEERQKREEEKARRDYIKNEFLRRKQLKLFEDMEGVIKPRPASFKKKPRPKSMHRDIMESPKPPIKATGSRPRGYSVSSLSLASLNLADNESVQSDKRTPRPDSAEGYLSPCQSVSRNGENWENESTTSSVASNTEYTGPKLYKEPSAKSNKYIIQNALAHCCLAGKVNEGQKNKILEEIEKSESNSFLILFRDSGCQFRSLYTYCPETEEITRLVGFGPKTITLKMIEGLFKYNSDKKQFSHIPAKTMSANVDAITIFGHLWQTKKQGTPKKFV
- the camsap2b gene encoding calmodulin-regulated spectrin-associated protein 2 isoform X1, translated to MGDAVDNKETKRTFIVPAIKSFDHYDFTRAKISCSLAWLVAKAFGSDSIPEDLQEPFYRDQYDQEHLKPPVASLLLSAELYCRAGSLILRSDAAKPLLGHNAVIQALATRGLYVTDQEKLVTERDLCNTPIQMSCHLAMIDTLMMAYTVEMVSVERVLSCVQRYCPLFPDEDIPYDAEDAVTIWLNKVNEHLRDILEQDQRTREAPPGENTGAQKSSAKWYWKLVPSRYRREDIKPRPAHCLPLVDNLLKDNTDGCALAALLHFYCPTSVRLEDICLKETMSLADSLYNLQLVQEFCSENLNCCCHFSLEDMLYASSSIKSNYLVFMAELFWWFEVVKPSFVQPRSLDAKVSEPTQSSTKMAPISKNKPSFMERSCSPEPSSSQPNAKPSALIKRSSSMSYVDGCVGTWPKEKRSSAHGISFEIPFDDEVVPVQPGMTRSASTEGLGFRAHHTKRDIRRNLSFQPVNGQGGYIQEEESNEAAGTNRRAGRPRIRTDAKHCNGLLSEDHTPQPSTPSIEEALKIIHDSERTHGSLPSGSGGSSFYLHAGETGDATASSNHDNDDDQPDDIDSKARVDDGDLNSTSTEVDTGIHVKTEDIQDGQDEDSSLKDYSDMDQDYEVRSCPLLESSSPCATLMGARSLGCGSPASSTGSGIRMTSFAEQKFRKRNQAEGRNSGSGSNTPESSELNLPNATTAAAVATPAPAAGRLVARDAQSPGLLTSPRDPGHILASEMVHLKMKLEEKRRAIEAQKKKVEAAFTRHRQRMGRTAFLNVVRRKGGSTSPSPVAETASSLSFSKPPSPSPIADTPSAQRPAPSSVGGAGLERCKPDGAAPKSPVEDSGAEVDMTEYTRTIDRLNTSLGFLQSEMQRLASQQESIMQMRDKQAWVISPPSQPSPQKQLRELRSSSVAGRGGSVGSLSPILSSSVTGGTGSPRTTHRSPSIIKRKSASFHASTPRTPRPSELKITPFRRMLNTPQSVDSLPHLRRFSPSQAQTTSFAYLGHDSRPTAAASGEQEVKDMGQAPDQAKDKDQGAGAELEKSQAAQAEGKTAEKKEERKGGENTGKKAANGRPGAASKVLSQPASVTATSTTSVTEQQTQPKKDLIEVPLSVLKPVEGQESGLDSGPDGEQGLENQDQKMCCGFFYRDDLQGEEEMAQKRAALLEKRERREREMQQKRQELEAELEQKKEAARLKAEEERQKREEEKARRDYIKNEFLRRKQLKLFEDMEGVIKPRPASFKKKPRPKSMHRDIMESPKPPIKATGSRPRGYSVSSLSLASLNLADNESVQSDKRTPRSSKLSAGNLSFFLNSSKVRKGRPDSAEGYLSPCQSVSRNGENWENESTTSSVASNTEYTGPKLYKEPSAKSNKYIIQNALAHCCLAGKVNEGQKNKILEEIEKSESNSFLILFRDSGCQFRSLYTYCPETEEITRLVGFGPKTITLKMIEGLFKYNSDKKQFSHIPAKTMSANVDAITIFGHLWQTKKQGTPKKFV